In the Pectinophora gossypiella unplaced genomic scaffold, ilPecGoss1.1 Pgos_36, whole genome shotgun sequence genome, one interval contains:
- the LOC126381108 gene encoding uncharacterized protein LOC126381108 isoform X1, producing MTEQDNFQELQQLKQQRSSLKGKLTRICNFIQSYSATNNTLHEIKARQAELEKIFIRFDELQSAIECCECDDPERQEIYEQERQTFEDKYYLVKSKMDALLTGPIITARLSTDHQQLSSTLNHDTMYKKPRVKLPQLELPRFDGDIRQWPAFKNIFMASVDDTDIPVVNKLQYLKSSLTGEAAILISSLLVTEENYTKAMEILSRRYENKTIIVNYHLKSITNFSTITRYNLKDFLVTLQQSLDSLKAIKLPVDSWDALLVFIISQKLDNSLRAAWELNRKENTIPTMCELLEFLNARRTAFEMLNADKYIDKTYVKTSHVTSAVNSSCILCQNQHQLHKCPNYLELSVNDRIKMIKAKSLCYNCLQPYRANHVCSKYKCLTCHGRHHTSIHMDRNLQQQQPSSKSKMHPESG from the exons ATGACGGAACAAGATAATTTTCAAGAATTACAACAATTAAAACAACAGAGAAGTTCATTAAAAGGAAAACTCACACGTATATGTAATTTCATACAAAGTTATAGTGCTACGAACAATACACTTCATGAGATCAAGGCGCGTCAAGCCGAACTGGAGAAAATTTTCATTAGATTCGACGAGTTGCAATCTGCGATCGAGTGCTGTGAATGCGACGATCCAGAACGTCAAGAGATTTACGAGCAAGAACGACAAACTTTTGAAGACAAATATTACTTGGTGAAGTCGAAAATGGACGCCTTACTAACTGGGCCTATTATTACCGCACGATTGTCAACAGATCATCAACAGCTTAGTTCGACCTTGAATCACGATACCATGTACAAGAAACCACGCGTTAAGTTACCTCAACTGGAATTACCAAGGTTCGATGGTGATATTCGGCAATGGCCGGCATTCAAGAATATCTTCATGGCTTCCGTAGATGACACCGACATACCAGTGGTCAACAAATTACAATATCTGAAGTCGTCACTCACGGGAGAAGCAGCGATCCTTATATCCTCATTGCTAGTGACGGAGGAAAATTATACCAAGGCCATGGAAATTCTATCAAGAAGGtacgaaaataaaacaataattgttAACTATCACTTGAAATCGATCACTAATTTTTCAACTATCACAAGATATAACCTTAAAGATTTCTTAGTAACATTACAACAAAGTTTAGACTCATTAAAGGCTATTAAGCTACCAGTTGACAGTTGGGACGCATTATTAGTGTTTATAATCTCTCAAAAACTTGATAATTCATTGCGAGCTGCATGGGAGCTCAATAGAAAGGAAAATACGATCCCTACAATGTGTGAATTGCTTGAGTTCCTTAACGCGCGTAGAACTGCATttgaaatgttaaatgctgataAGTACATTGATAAGACATATGTCAAAACCTCCCATGTCACATCTGCTGTAAATTCATCTTGTATATTGTGTCAAAACCAACATCAATTGCACAAgtgtcctaattacttagaacTCTCAGTTAATGATCGTATAAAAATGATTAAAGCTAAATCATTGTGTTATAACTGTTTACAGCCCTACCGAGCAAATCATGTGTGCTCAAAATACAAATGTCTAACATGCCATGGTAGACATCACACCAGTATACATATGGACAGAAATCTACAGCAACAGCAG CCATCATCCAAATCCAAGATGCATCCGGAAAGTGGATAA
- the LOC126381108 gene encoding uncharacterized protein LOC126381108 isoform X3 has product MTEQDNFQELQQLKQQRSSLKGKLTRICNFIQSYSATNNTLHEIKARQAELEKIFIRFDELQSAIECCECDDPERQEIYEQERQTFEDKYYLVKSKMDALLTGPIITARLSTDHQQLSSTLNHDTMYKKPRVKLPQLELPRFDGDIRQWPAFKNIFMASVDDTDIPVVNKLQYLKSSLTGEAAILISSLLVTEENYTKAMEILSRSPTEQIMCAQNTNV; this is encoded by the exons ATGACGGAACAAGATAATTTTCAAGAATTACAACAATTAAAACAACAGAGAAGTTCATTAAAAGGAAAACTCACACGTATATGTAATTTCATACAAAGTTATAGTGCTACGAACAATACACTTCATGAGATCAAGGCGCGTCAAGCCGAACTGGAGAAAATTTTCATTAGATTCGACGAGTTGCAATCTGCGATCGAGTGCTGTGAATGCGACGATCCAGAACGTCAAGAGATTTACGAGCAAGAACGACAAACTTTTGAAGACAAATATTACTTGGTGAAGTCGAAAATGGACGCCTTACTAACTGGGCCTATTATTACCGCACGATTGTCAACAGATCATCAACAGCTTAGTTCGACCTTGAATCACGATACCATGTACAAGAAACCACGCGTTAAGTTACCTCAACTGGAATTACCAAGGTTCGATGGTGATATTCGGCAATGGCCGGCATTCAAGAATATCTTCATGGCTTCCGTAGATGACACCGACATACCAGTGGTCAACAAATTACAATATCTGAAGTCGTCACTCACGGGAGAAGCAGCGATCCTTATATCCTCATTGCTAGTGACGGAGGAAAATTATACCAAGGCCATGGAAATTCTATCAAGAAG CCCTACCGAGCAAATCATGTGTGCTCAAAATACAAATGTCTAA
- the LOC126381108 gene encoding uncharacterized protein LOC126381108 isoform X2, with amino-acid sequence MTEQDNFQELQQLKQQRSSLKGKLTRICNFIQSYSATNNTLHEIKARQAELEKIFIRFDELQSAIECCECDDPERQEIYEQERQTFEDKYYLVKSKMDALLTGPIITARLSTDHQQLSSTLNHDTMYKKPRVKLPQLELPRFDGDIRQWPAFKNIFMASVDDTDIPVVNKLQYLKSSLTGEAAILISSLLVTEENYTKAMEILSRSHHPNPRCIRKVDKRSSSPGRR; translated from the exons ATGACGGAACAAGATAATTTTCAAGAATTACAACAATTAAAACAACAGAGAAGTTCATTAAAAGGAAAACTCACACGTATATGTAATTTCATACAAAGTTATAGTGCTACGAACAATACACTTCATGAGATCAAGGCGCGTCAAGCCGAACTGGAGAAAATTTTCATTAGATTCGACGAGTTGCAATCTGCGATCGAGTGCTGTGAATGCGACGATCCAGAACGTCAAGAGATTTACGAGCAAGAACGACAAACTTTTGAAGACAAATATTACTTGGTGAAGTCGAAAATGGACGCCTTACTAACTGGGCCTATTATTACCGCACGATTGTCAACAGATCATCAACAGCTTAGTTCGACCTTGAATCACGATACCATGTACAAGAAACCACGCGTTAAGTTACCTCAACTGGAATTACCAAGGTTCGATGGTGATATTCGGCAATGGCCGGCATTCAAGAATATCTTCATGGCTTCCGTAGATGACACCGACATACCAGTGGTCAACAAATTACAATATCTGAAGTCGTCACTCACGGGAGAAGCAGCGATCCTTATATCCTCATTGCTAGTGACGGAGGAAAATTATACCAAGGCCATGGAAATTCTATCAAGAAG CCATCATCCAAATCCAAGATGCATCCGGAAAGTGGATAAACGCTCGAGCTCTCCTGGACGCAGGTAG